TGGCGCACATGGCGGGCAAAGAGGTTGTACCGGATGATGCAGTATAGCGCCCGGAAGGCATCTTTCATCCCTATTTTCTTCCCCTCCTCATAGGTGCGGCCATAGTAGCTAATGCCTACCTCGTAGATACGGATGCCCTGCACCCGTGCCACCCGGGCAGTTACCTCGGGCTCAAAGCCGAAGCGCTTCTCCCTGAGCGGCAGTGCCTGTATCACCTCGGCACGGAATAGCTTGTAGCAGGTTTCCATGTCGGTCAGGTTCAGGTTGGTAAACATGTTCGAGGCAAAAGTGAGCATCCGGTTGCCGATGCTGTGCCAAAAGAACAGGATCCGGTGTGGGTTTCCGCCCATAAAGCGGCTGCCGTATACCACATCCGCGCTCCCCTCCATGATGGGTTTTAACAGCTTGTTATACTCCCTGGGGTCATACTCCAGGTCGGCATCCTGTATCAGCACCAGCTGGCCCTGCGCCTGGCGGATGCCCGTGTGTAGCGCTGCCCCTTTCCCCTGGTTTACCGCATGCTTGTAGTAGCTAATGGGTAGATCGGGGTTTTGTGCCTGGTAGGCACGCACCGCCTCTTCTGTGTTGTCGCGGCTACAGTCGTTCACCAGGATCACCTCTTTCTGCAGGCCCCAGCCTAGTTCCACGGCCTTGATGCGGTCCAGAATCAGGTGGATGGTGGGCCCCTCATTGTAGGCAGGGATCACGATGGAAAGGGTGCGTATGTAGCGGCTGTCGATAATCATGGTAGAAATAGGCAAACAGAATATCAAGCCAAAGATAGGAAGCAGGCCTTACTCGCAATAACGTATTCGTGCAGGGTGTGCAGGGTCGCGGGTGGGCGCAGTAGTAAATCACGGATTTTTTGTTGCCCGCACGCTAGAACCATTACATTTTAATAAATTGCGTGCTTATTGGCCTGCATTCCTGGCCAGTGGTGTTTTTAGAGTGAAACCATTACGCGTATTTGAAATATGAGTGCGAAAAAGAAGGAGGAGGGTACTAAAACCCTGGAGAAATCAGCGCCCAAGGTAGGGAAGATTGACTTTAGCAATCCCTATGAGTCCATGCTGGCTCGCTTCAATGCAGCGGCAGACATCCTTAAGTTGAGCGATCGGGAGCGTGCCATTCTGGCTTCGCCCGAGAAAATTGTACAGGTGAGCCTGCCTGTTGTGATGGACGATGGCACTACCAAGGTGTTTGAGGGCTATCGGGTTATCCATTCCACAGCCATGGGCCCCAGCAAGGGTGGCATTCGCTATGCCATGGAGGTGCACCAGGATGAGGTGAAAGCCCTGGCTGCCTGGATGAGCTGGAAGTGTGCCGTGGTAAACATCCCCTACGGTGGCGGTAAGGGTGGCATAAAGTGTGATAGCCGTAGCATGAGTGTGGACGAGAAGGAGCGCCTGACGCGTGCCTACACAGCTGCCATGAGCGAGGTATTTGGCCCCGACCTGGACATCCCGGCACCGGACATGGGTACAGACCCCAATGTGATGGCCTGGATTGTGGACGAGTATGCCCGCATGAACAACAACAACTACATCCCCGCTGTAGTAACCGGCAAGCCCCTGAGCCTGGGCGGTAGCAAGGGGCGCACAGCTGCCACGGGCCGTAGTGTGATGACCACCTGCATGCAGGCCCTGGAGAAACTGAAGATGGACCCCAAAAAATCCACTGTAGCCGTACAGGGATTTGGCAACGTGGGGAGCTATGCAGCCCTGCTGCTGCATGAGAAGGGACTGAAAGTAGTGGCTATATCCGACCATAAGGGTGCCTACTACAACAAGAAAGGATTCGACCTGAACCAGATCTTTGCCAAGCACGACCTGACCGCCACCACCATAGACAGCTGGATAGGTGAGTATGGCAAGGACGTAGAGCGCATCAGCAACGAGGAGCTGCTGGAGCTGGACGTAGACGTGCTGGCACCCTGCGCCATCGAGAACGTAATTACCACCACCAATGCCGCCAGCATTAAGGCCAAGCTGATCGTGGAAGGTGCTAACGGCCCGGTGAGCGCCGATGCGGATGCTGTTCTGCAGGAAAAGAACATCATGATCGTGCCAGACATTGTGGCCAATGCAGGTGGGGTAACGGTTTCCTACTTCGAGTGGGTACAGAACCGCCGCGGACACTACTATACCGAGGATGAGGTGAACGACCGTGCCGACAAGATCATCAAGGATGCCTTCGACAGCGTGTTCGAGATGAGCCGTAGCAAGAAGGTGGGTATGCGCCTGGCCGCCTATCTGGTAGCCGTAAATCGGGTGGCAGAGGCCGTACGCCTGAAAGGTAAGTACTAAGCCGCTGATCCGAACCCGGGATCTCTACCCGGCCTAAAGGAGAAAGTAGGCCCTGTAGCACCGCTACAGGGCTTTTTTGTGGCGATACCTCTTGTGGTACGCGTGCCTTAATCTGGCGATATGCCTACAGTTTTCGTGCCCGCGCATACCCCGCTTTTACTGGCAGGCGCACAAAAAAGGGGGCCCTGCACAAGGGCCCCCTTTTGGTATCTTGTTTTCTGCTGCTCCGTTACACTTCCCGCTTGGGGTCAAATGCCTCCAGATAGTCGGCCACCCGGCGTACAAAGGCACCGCCCAGCGAGCCATCTATCACCCGGTGGTCATAGCTGTGGCTCAGGAACATCATATGCCTTATGGCGATTACATCTCCGGCCTCTGTTTCCAGTACTGCCGGCTTCTTGCGTATGGCCCCCACAGCCAAGATGGCACACTGGGGCTGGGGGATAATGGGGGTGCCCATTACATTTCCGAAAGTGCCCACGTTGGACACGGAATACGTGCCATCAGCCAGTTCATCCGGCTTCAGCTTGTTGCTCCGGGCCCGGGTGGTCAGGTCATTCACCGCTGCCGACAGGCCCTGCAGGTTCAGCCGGTCTGCGTTCCGGATTACGGGCACGATCAGGTTGCCACTGGGCAGGGCTGCTGCCATACCCAGGTTGATGTCCTTGCGCACCAGGATCTTATCACCATCTACGGCAATGTTTACCATCGGGTAGTCGCGCAGCGCCTTCGCTACGGCTTCCAGAAAGATGGGTGTGTAGGTAATTTTGGTACCATACTTCTTCTCGAAAGCCCCCTTGTTCCGCTCGCGCCAGTTTACCAGGTTCGTTACATCTGCCTCCACAAAGCTGGTAACGTGGGGGCTGATGTGCTTGGAGTACACCATGTTTTCCGCAATCATCTTGCGCATGCGGTCCATCTCTATGATCTCGTACTCCCCGTTTATGCTCACGGGCTTCTGCTGTATGCTGTAGCCGCCGCCGGTGGCTGCGGGTGCCTGTCCGTTGGTGCGTGTAGGCGGTGTAGCCACAGCCTGGGCCGCAGGCTGGCTACCGCGCTGGGCCACCCAGGCTAGTATGTCTTTCTTGGTAACACGGTTTTCGCGGCCGGTGCCGGGTACGCGGCTCAGCTCTGCCTGGTCTATGCCTTCCTCTCGGGCTATGCTCATCACCAGCGGGCTGTAGAACCGTCCCTCCTGGGTGCTGGCCAGGGCTACCTGTGCTACAGGGCTGGCGGTGGTGTGTGCCACCAGTTGCGTTACCGCAGCTCGGCTACTTGCGTTTTCCTGGCTGGCCACTCCGGCGGTGGGTGTAGCCGGGGCGGGCTTACTCGCTGCAGCCTCTGTCTCTATACGGGCTATTACGGTGCCCACGGCCACCACATCTCCGTCCTTATACAGCGTTTCTACCAGCCGGCCCTCTACGGGGCTCGGCACCTCGCTGTCCACCTTGTCCGTGGCTATCTCCAGCACCGTTTCCTCTTCCTCCACCTTGTCACCTATGCCCTTGCTCCAGCTGATGATGGTGGCCTCCATAATGCTCTCGCCCATTTTGGGCATTACCAGGTCTACTACCGCCATTGTATGAAAATTGTAAAAAAACGTACGTCTTCGCTTGATCGAGCGCTTCTCGGCCTTTTTGCCAAAAGCGTGCAAATATAGGAATAATTCGGGCAGGCATGCCCGGCTTGCCGGTTGGGAGCCAGTGCAGATCTCCCCATGGTCGTAGCTCCAGCATTCTGTGGGAACTCTTTTGCGCTTTGCGTGCTTGAACTTGCTCCACCGTAATTACGCGTAAAATGAAGCATCTCTTGCGCCCCCTCGCTCGTACACTCACCGCCTGCCTCCTGCTGGGGGGGCTGCTTGTTTTTGCCGGTTTTCACTATCTGGCTAGCCAGACCTATGAGATACAGACAGCAGCTGTGCGCATTAGCTTTCGCGGGGCCGATGCGCAGAGCAAGTTTCCCAAGGAGGGGGAACTGCGGGGCCTACAGGGCCGCATCCGCTTTGCGCCAGGCATTCTGGCCGATGCGCAGTTTGAGGTGGAACTGCGGGCGGACTCCGTAGACTTGTACAACGGGCTGATGAACAAGCATGCGACAGGCCAAAACTGGCTGAACGCCGAGGCCTACCCCACCATTACCTACCGGGGCAGCCAGGTGGAAAAACACAAGGAGGGCTATGTGCTGAACGGCACGCTAGACCTGCATGGGGTTAAAAGAGAGATTCCTATTGTCTTTGATTTTCAGGCTGATAGCCAGGGTTCTCCTGCTTTCAAGGGTTACATGGTTGTCAATCGGAACGACTTTGGCATAGGTACACCCGGGGGCAAAGTGGACGACCTGATACGGGTGGATATTCACGTGCCTGTGGTGCCGGGTGCAGCCCGATAGACGTGAACGGTGGTGGTATATGGATAGCTAAACGGCCGCCCGAAGCCGCATCCAGCGCTTGCTGCGCAGGTACAGCCAGGTAGTCAGCACCATACCACCCATATACGCCAGTTCTGCACTCCAGTAGGCCATTAGCCCTGGGCTGTACACCCTAAGCAGGTAAATAGTAAGGCAGTAGGCCGTAATGGTACCCAGCTCGGCAGCCAGGGCAAAGCGTGTAGCCCCGGTGCCGATCACGGCATTCAGGTAAATACCCCCTATTGAAAACAAGAGTAGCCCTATTCCCACCATGTAACCGGGCCCAATGGCCTGCTGGATGAGGGCCGGGTCGCTGGTATAGAGCTGGAAGGTAAGCCGGGGGAAGGCAAAGAGAAAGAGGCTTAGCCCTAGGGCCGCCCACAGGCTCTGCAGGGCTATGCGCCACGCCAGCCTGCCCACGGCAGCCGGGTGGCCTGCCCCTATTACATAGCTTACCAGCGTGCTGGCCGCCGCCTGGAAACCCCAGCTGGGGATCATGAGGGTTAGGTAGGCGGTCTTTACTAGCTCACTGGCTGCCAGGGCGGTTTCGCCCAGCTTTTCAATCTCGTAGGCCAGGTACAGAAAGCCGCCCATGCTAAGCAGGTACTGTAGCATAGTGGGGCCACTCAGGGCCATTAGGCGGCGCAGCAGCCCCGAGTCCAACGCCTCGCGCCGAAAGAGGCCATAGCGCTGCACGTAACCCGCCCTGTACACATGCACCAGCACCAGCAGCCCCCCCAGCGCCTGGGCAATCACCGTACTTAGTGCCGAACCCGCCACCCCCATGGCCGGGAAGCCTGCCAGGCCCAGTACCAGGAACCAGTTCAACACAAAGTTGGACACAGCGGTAAGTAGTGTACTCCACACGATAATCTGATTGTGGCCCACACCCGTATAGAACCCGCGCATCAGGATAGTGAAGAACACAATAGGCAGATCCCACACCCGGATATCCAGGTAGGCTACCGTGTTTAGATAGATGGCCCGGCTCTGCAGGTAGTCTTGCAGGAAGATGGGCATGAGCCAGTAGAGGATGACAAAAGTGAGCAGCGAAAAAAACAGGCTAAGCAGCAGGCCATGGTTTACCACGCTGCCTACGGCCTGCAGGTTGCCCTCGCCCAGGCGCCGGCCCACCATTACCTGTAGGCCGCTACCCAGGCCCAGGCTGACAATAACCAGCAGAAAATACCACAGGTTGGCCATACCCCCGGCTGCTAGCTCCACCTGGCCCAGCCTGCCCAGAAAGGCCGTATCCGTCAGCATCAGCAGGCTCTGGCTCAGGCCTGCCACCATTACCGGGTAGCTAAGCTTCCAGATACTGCGGCGGCTGAGGCTGAGCGAGGGCGTGGTCATCCGGTTTCTTATTGAGCGGGGGGCTGTAAAGATGCGCCAAATTTTGGCTCGATCCAGGGTTTTGCTGTGCGTGGCACCCCTGCGGTGCTTACCTTCGCAGCACACGCACCTTTTATCAGGATTCTGGAACCATGCTGCCCGCACTCCTATCCACGCTGCGCTATACCGAGGCTGAGATACGCGCACGCATAAACGACTCCGGCCCTATCTATGCCGAAACCAATCCGGACCGTTTCATTCTTGAGCCCTTCAATATGGCCAGTGCAGCCGTGTTTTTGCTCGTTGTGCTCTATTGGTACCGTCGGCTTAGACCAGTACGCCAGCAGCAGGCCCTGCTGTGGCGCAGCCTGCCCATCCTGGCCATAGGGGGCGTAGGGGGCACCGTGTACCATGGCTTTCGTAGCCACGACCTCTGGCTGCTAATGGACTGGGTGCCCATTGCCATCCTTACCCTGGGTGCGGCGGTTTACTTCTGGCTGCAGCTTACCCACCGGCCCTGGCTGGTGGGCCTCATCACCCTTGTAGCGTTTGTCACCATTCGGGGGCTTATCTACCTGGTTACCAGAGATATGACCGGGCTGCCCCAGGCCTACGGCATCACCCTGGGCTATACCTTTATGGGTCTGTACATGCTTGTTCCCATCCTGCTGGTGCTCTACCGCACCGGCTGGCGGCATGCGCGCTGGGTGGGCCTGGCCCTGGGTGCTTTTCTGCTTGCCCTGCTTAGCCGGGCACTGGACAACGACCTGGCCCAGCTGCTACCCATGGGCACCCACTTCCTGTGGCACGGCTTTGGGGCCCTGGCTTGCACCCTGCTTATGGCTTTTGTCTTCCGCTATCAGCAGACGCTTAATGCCGTAAAGGGCCGCCGTGTGCACACAGCCCAGTCGGCCTTGCCTGCCTAACGTGCCCCCTCTTCCCATGCGCCCTGTTTCGCACCTGCACCGCTTCTCAATCCTACCCGTATGGCCCTGATCCTGAGCCTGGAGACCGCCACAGAGGTGTGCGCCGTAGCCCTGAGTGATGGCCCACAACTGCTGGGCGAGCTGCGCATACACCAGCCCCAGCGCCATGCCAGCCTGCTCACCCAGCTGGTGGGCCAGCTGACGGCAGACCTGCAACTGCCCCTGCAGCAGCTACAGGCCGTGGCCTGCTGTGCTGGCCCCGGCAGCTATACGGGCCTGCGCATAGGCGTGAGCGCCGCCAAGGGCTATTGCCTGGCACTAGGTATCCCCCTGATCGCGGTGGATAGCCTGCTAAGTGTAGCTGCCCCCCTGCAGCCCCTGGCCCTGCAGCTGGGTGCCTGCCTGCTGCCCATGCTGGATGCCCGCCGTATGGAGGTGTATATGGCCGCCTATGCTGCAGACCTGAGCGTGCTATACCCCCCGGCGGCCGTGGTGGTAGACGAGGCCGTACCCCACACGCTACCCCCAGGCCCGCGCCTATACTGTGGCGACGGCCTGGCCAAGTGCCAGCACCTGCTACAGCGACCCGGCGATCTGTACTTTCCGCAGCAGCTCAGCAGTGCAGCCGGCATGGCCCAGCTGGCCTGGCAGCACTGGCAGGCCCGGCAGTTTGTGCCCCTGCACAGCTATAGCCCCAACTACCTGAAGCCCGTGCGCCTGACCCAACCCGCCGGGGGCCAGCAGCCCACTAGCCCTGCCGAGGAAAACAAGGATTAATCTCCTGTTTTTTGTAAAAACTATTCCGCAACTTTGCCGCTTGTTTAGGATCAGTCTAAATAAGAACAATGGCAGACTGATTCGTCACGCTAAAAAATCATTCGATGAAGGAGTTTCTGATTGTATTCCGCGAGGCCTTTGAGGTGGTGCTCATCCTGGGCATTGTGTACACCGTGCTGTACCGAGAGCAGGCCCTACACAGATACCGCTACGTGCTGCTGGGCGCGCTGGCCGCTGCAGTGGCCAGCCTGCTGGGGGGCTATGCCCTGGCACAGGCCCAGGATAGCCTCGAGGAAACGGGCTTTGCCCCCCTGCTGGAGGCAGTCATCCTTTTCGCATCAGCGGGCATCCTGCTCTATGTGGTGGTGTGGCTGGGCCGCCTGGCCAACCCCGCCCAGCAGATACGCCAGCAGCTGGCGGCTAGCCTGGGTTGGCGGGTACTGTTTGGTATCGCCTTTGTAGCGGTGCTACGCGAGGGCCTGGAGGCCGTGCTCTTCCTGTCGGCAGGCTCCGAGGGGCAGGGCCTTTCCTGGTTGGGCATCCTGCTGGGTTTTGGGCTAGCTTTTGGCCTGGGCTGGCTGCTGTTTGGCGTAGCCAAGCGGCTGCCCCTGCAGCGCATTTTTACCATCTCCAACTTCAGCCTTATTATACTGGCAGCCGGCATGATGGCCTATGGCACGCACGAGCTGGAGGAATTTATGGAGGAAGGCATGGGCATAGAGGAACCCGCGCGTGCTTTTGTGCTAGCCAGCAAGCAGCCCGAGACACCCGAGCTGGCTGCCAGCTCCTGGTACACCTGCAAGGGGGGAACCTGTGTGCATGCCCTGCACGATAAGGGCAGCATCGGCTCGTTTCTCAAAACTTTTCTGGGCTATAACTCCGACCCCAGCTGGATCGAGCTGGGCGTGTGGCTGGCTACGCTCGCCCTGGGCTTCTGGCTGTGGCGGCGCCCCGCAGCACGTGCCGGTGCCTAGCGGCACCGCCTGCTGCCAGGGCCGCCCGGGTGCTGCACGAAAGAATTCACTCAAAAATCTGAGCAATGTCATTTTGTGCCTGTCAGATTTCTTTCAATTTTGCATACTGTTTAGATTTAATCTAAATAAAATTACCTGTTTGTTTTCCACCAATCTCATAAATCGATGAAGTACAAAACGCTCTTCCTGGCCTTGTCGGCCCTGCTGGCTCTATCGGCCTGCAACAGGGACGATGACGACGACAAGCCGGCAGCCCCTGCCCCGGTGTCCACCTACACCTTTTCCGACTTTGAGACGAATACCCAGACCGAACGCCAGCAGGCGGCCAACCTCAAGCAGCTGGTTACCGAGATGCAGAAGGGCCGGACGAGCGGCACCGAGGTGGACTCGGCCCTGCTGGTACAGCTCTACTCCGGCTCCGGAGCCAGCAGCCTGGAGAGCCTGAGCGAGCCGGCCTTTGCCGACAGTGTGAGCAGCTGGATAGCCCGTATGGCCCTTTCGGCAGGCAATACCTACAACCCCGCCACTGCCCCCAGCGGGACTGGCGGCGCACTAGGCGGCTATCTGTTTGATAGATACGGGGTAGAGCCGGAGCAGCTGATAGAGAAAGGTGCTTTTGGCGCTGCCCTCTACTACCGGGTGCTTACCCAGCTGTTTGTAGGTGAGGTAAGCGCAGCGGACATAGACAAGGCCTTTGTATACTATGGGGCCGATCCCAGCTTCCCCAACAACGGAAGCGATAACTTTACCGCCCGCTATGCAGCCCGCAGGGACAATGTCGGCTTTTATACCCGCCTGAAGGCCAGCTTCCTGAACGCCCGGGCTGCAGCCGCGAGCGGAAATGCCACTGCCCTGCAAGCGGCCATCACCGCCATCAAGACCGACTGGGAAGCTACCCTGGCCGCTACGGTCATCAACTATTTGTATGGTACTGCCAGCGGCCTGGCCGCCGCCACTACAGACCCGCAGCGGGCCGCCGCCTGGCACAGCTGGTCCGAGGGGGTGGGCTTCCTGTATGGCCTGCGGGCCCTGCCGGCTGCACAGCGCAGGCTGACCAATGCCCAGCTGGACGACATTATGACCAAAATGAACGCCAGCTACCCCTACACCCCTACCAGCCTGAATAGCCCCAGCGAGCTGGCTGACCTGGAGGCTGCTATCCAGATTATTGCCACTGCCTACGGCTTTGCCGATCCCACTCTCTTCAAAATCAACGACGTAACTGCCAATGGCCGCTAGGATGCCCTTTTACCGCCGCCGCATGGCTCGCTGTGCGGCTACCCTATGCCTTACAGCGGGCCTGCTGCTGGCAGGCTGTAGTTCCGACAGCGATAAGAAGCCAGCTGATAGCCCCTTTGACCGGGGGGCCCTGCTGACCCACGTGGCCGACCAGTTTATCCTGCCGGGCTACCAGGCGCTGGAGAGCCAGGCCACTGCACTACAGGATAGCATAACGGCCTTTCTGGCAGCCCCTACCCAGGCCCGGCTGACCCGCATCCGCCTGCAGTGGGAGGTAACCGCCCTGGCCTGGCAGCCCCTGGGTGCCTTCGACTTTGGCCCCGCCAATACCACCACCGGTACCCTGAGCGAGCGCATAGCCACTTTTCCCGTAGACACCCTGCAGGTAGAGGCCTACATCAGTGCGCAAGATTTTAGCCTGAACAACTTTGACCGCGACACCCGTGGCCTGTATGCCATTGAGTACCTGCTCTATCGCTACGATGCGGCAGCCTATAGCCCTGGCAGTGCGCGTGGCCAGTACCTGAGTGCCGTGGCGGGCCAGCTGAAGAGCCTGGCTACCGAGGTGCGGCAGCAGTGGAGCACAAGCTACCGCAATACCTTTGTGACCAATACCGGCACCGATGCCGGTAGTTCTATCTCCCTGTTGTTCAATCAGATGGTCTTCCACTTTGAGCAGCTCAAGAACTTCAAACTGGGCCTACCCCTGGGCCTACGCGCGAGCCAGACCAGCGAAGAGCCTACCCGTGTGGAGGCCTTTTTCAGCGGCAAGGGGCTAGAGCTGGCCAAAGCCCACTTTGCGGCGATAGACCGGCTGTGGCGCGGCCGCAGTGCCACCGGTGCAGAAGGGCCCGGCTTTGAGGAATATGTGCTGGCCACAGACGGCGGCGGCCAGCTGGCCGCCGCCACCCTGGCGCAGCTGGCTGCTGTGCAGCAGGAGCTGGACCCCATACCGGCCGACCTCCCACTTGCACAGCAAATCATTGACCAAAATCCCCAGCTAGACCAGGCCTATGAAGAGCTGCAAAGGCTGACGCGCTACCTGAAGAGTGATCTGTCTTCGCTATTGGGCATCAGTATCACCTTTGCCAGCGGCGACGGCGACTAGCTTCTTTGGCCCTTCCTTTTACCCCGCATGGCTTCATTCCTTATGCCCACCCTGTCTACGGCACGCCCCCAGGCGGGGTCAGAGGCCGCGCGCAGGCTTAGCCCTGCCTATGTGTCGGCCTGGCTCTTTGGGCCTGTTTCGGCCGCGCCGCTGGTCAGCTTTCGGGTGCTTTTTGGCCTGCTTACCCTCTTCAGCAGCCTGCGCTTCCTGGCCCTGGGCTGGGTGGAAGCCCAGTATGGCAGCTCGGCGCTCAAGTTTAGCTACAGCGGCTTCGAGTGGGTGGAGTACACCGGCCAGACGGGCCTGTACCTGCTGTATGGCTTGATGATCCTGGCTTCGCTCGGCATCATCCTGGGGGCCTTATACCGGCTGAGCGCGGTCGTCTTCTTCCTGGCCTTCAGCTATGTGGAGCTGATAGACAAGACCTATTACCTGAATCACTATTACTTCGTCAGCCTGGTAGCCTTCTGGATGATCTGGGTGCCCGCCCATCGCAGCCATTCGCTGGATGCCGGGTGGTGGCCGCGCCTGCGTGGGGCTACAGTGCCTCGCTGGAGTGTTCTGCTCTTCCAGTTTCAGCTGGCGGTGGTGTATACCTATGCCGGCCTGGCCAAGATAACCCCCCACTGGCTGCTGGAGGCCATGCCCCTGCGGCTGTGGCTGCCCGCGCAAGATCATACGCCCCTCATCGGCCCCCTGCTGCACCAGGATTGGGTAGCCTATGTGTTTAGCTGGGCAGGCATGCTGTTCGACTGTACCATCATCCTGTGGCTGTGCCTGCGGCGTACCCGCCCCTGGGCCTACCTGGCCGTACTGGGTTTTCATGCCCTCACCGGCTACTGGTTCCAGATCGGGGTTTTCCCGCTGGTCATGTCGGCCCTGGTGCTGGTGTTCTTCTCTCCGGCCTGGCACGCACGCGTGCAGGCAGGCCTGGCCCGGCTGCTGGGTAGTGCCCCGCACCCTGGGGCTGCGCCCGCGCCCCCTGCCCCGTCTCTGGGCTGGCTGCGCCCTGCCACCCTGCTGGTACTGGGCCTATATGTGGGCTTCCAGCTGCTGTACCCCTGGCGCTACCTGCTGTATGGTGGCAATCGCTTCTGGCACGAACGGGGCTACCGCTTTGGCTGGCGGGTGATGCTGATGGAAAAGGCCGGTACTGCCACCTTCTATGTACAGGATGGACCCCAGGGCAGGCGTGGGGCCGTTCGAAACGAAGATTTCCTGAATGACCACCAGGTCAAGCAGATGAGCTTTCAGCCCGATATGATCCTGCAATACGCCCACTGGCTGGCCGCCCACTACCAGCAGCAGGGCATGCAGCGCCCGCAGGTACGGGCCGAGGTGTACGTTACCCTGAACGGCCAACCCAGCCAACTGCTGGTAGACCCGGCGGTAGACCTGGCCCAGGTAAGTGATGAACAAACACACTGGATTTTGCCCCATGCGGAACGGTAACGCCAGAACCGCTGCACACAAGGGGGGCCTGGTGCTCCTGCTGGGCCTGTGTGCCTGGCTAGGCACTGCCCAGGCGCAAAATCCGACCCAGGGTGCGAATACAGTTCGGCTATGCTTCCAGGTTACCGATGAGCTGGGTGCCTCGCTGCAGCAGGTGCGTATATACCTGCCCCAGCTACAGCGCGTGCTGGCGGCTGATAGCTGCCACCTGCTGCCTGCTGGCCAGTATCAGCTGGAGCTAAGTGCCCAGGGCCGGCCGGCCCTGAGTATCCCCGACTTTGAGCTACAGGCCGACACCAGCATCCAGTTTATCCTGCCCAGCGAGGGGGTGTACATAGGGGCTGTGCAGGTGCGAGCACAGCAGCCGTCGCCCTTCAGCACCCAGCGGCTACCAGCCATAGAGGGGGTAGGCATCTACGCGGGCAAAAAGAGCGAGCTGATCCTGCCCGAAAACCTGACGGCTAACCTGGCTGCCAACAATGCGCGCCAGGTGTTTGCCCGCGTGCCAGGCCTGAATATATGGGAGAGCGATGGCGGCGGCGTGCAGCTGGCCATAGGTGCCCGCGGGCTGAACCCCAACCGCCTGGCTTCCTTCAATCTGCGGCAGAATGGCTACGACATTAGCGCCGATGCACTGGGCTACCCCGAGAGCTACTATACCCCCCCCCTGCAGGCGGTGGAGCGGATAGAGGTGCTGCGGGGTGCCGCCTCGCTGCAGTATGGCCCCCAGTTTGGGGGGATGATCAACTTTGTGCTGAAGGAGGCACCCACTGAGCTGCCCTACCG
This region of Bacteroidota bacterium genomic DNA includes:
- a CDS encoding DUF4856 domain-containing protein, producing MKYKTLFLALSALLALSACNRDDDDDKPAAPAPVSTYTFSDFETNTQTERQQAANLKQLVTEMQKGRTSGTEVDSALLVQLYSGSGASSLESLSEPAFADSVSSWIARMALSAGNTYNPATAPSGTGGALGGYLFDRYGVEPEQLIEKGAFGAALYYRVLTQLFVGEVSAADIDKAFVYYGADPSFPNNGSDNFTARYAARRDNVGFYTRLKASFLNARAAAASGNATALQAAITAIKTDWEATLAATVINYLYGTASGLAAATTDPQRAAAWHSWSEGVGFLYGLRALPAAQRRLTNAQLDDIMTKMNASYPYTPTSLNSPSELADLEAAIQIIATAYGFADPTLFKINDVTANGR
- a CDS encoding imelysin family protein; the protein is MARCAATLCLTAGLLLAGCSSDSDKKPADSPFDRGALLTHVADQFILPGYQALESQATALQDSITAFLAAPTQARLTRIRLQWEVTALAWQPLGAFDFGPANTTTGTLSERIATFPVDTLQVEAYISAQDFSLNNFDRDTRGLYAIEYLLYRYDAAAYSPGSARGQYLSAVAGQLKSLATEVRQQWSTSYRNTFVTNTGTDAGSSISLLFNQMVFHFEQLKNFKLGLPLGLRASQTSEEPTRVEAFFSGKGLELAKAHFAAIDRLWRGRSATGAEGPGFEEYVLATDGGGQLAAATLAQLAAVQQELDPIPADLPLAQQIIDQNPQLDQAYEELQRLTRYLKSDLSSLLGISITFASGDGD
- a CDS encoding HTTM domain-containing protein gives rise to the protein MASFLMPTLSTARPQAGSEAARRLSPAYVSAWLFGPVSAAPLVSFRVLFGLLTLFSSLRFLALGWVEAQYGSSALKFSYSGFEWVEYTGQTGLYLLYGLMILASLGIILGALYRLSAVVFFLAFSYVELIDKTYYLNHYYFVSLVAFWMIWVPAHRSHSLDAGWWPRLRGATVPRWSVLLFQFQLAVVYTYAGLAKITPHWLLEAMPLRLWLPAQDHTPLIGPLLHQDWVAYVFSWAGMLFDCTIILWLCLRRTRPWAYLAVLGFHALTGYWFQIGVFPLVMSALVLVFFSPAWHARVQAGLARLLGSAPHPGAAPAPPAPSLGWLRPATLLVLGLYVGFQLLYPWRYLLYGGNRFWHERGYRFGWRVMLMEKAGTATFYVQDGPQGRRGAVRNEDFLNDHQVKQMSFQPDMILQYAHWLAAHYQQQGMQRPQVRAEVYVTLNGQPSQLLVDPAVDLAQVSDEQTHWILPHAER